In Brassica rapa cultivar Chiifu-401-42 chromosome A06, CAAS_Brap_v3.01, whole genome shotgun sequence, a single window of DNA contains:
- the LOC103827680 gene encoding uncharacterized protein LOC103827680 has product MLMYIVVFVLLFTGCMANKVADSLIQESCKNISKSILVDTIPNFEKDCIESLKANPESQKARNVDDLIMVGMNNAMSQLSNVKTTVEKIIKEKKYKSSLSKKLLEECLKLYSKSAHMLTSGLNYLKKGNLEKAQYEINDADEAPVFCELKFNGDNQQISPVKKENDLLLTMINIPYMLLMEHNL; this is encoded by the coding sequence ATGTTGATGTACATTGTTGTGTTTGTTCTTCTCTTTACTGGTTGCATGGCCAACAAAGTGGCAGATTCGCTGATTCAAGAATCTTGCAAAAACATTTCAAAATCTATATTAGTGGACACCATTCCAAATTTCGAAAAAGATTGCATTGAATCTCTCAAAGCGAATCCGGAGAGCCAGAAAGCGAGAAATGTCGATGATTTAATCATGGTAGGAATGAATAACGCCATGTCACAGTTAAGCAACGTGAAAACAACTGTGGAGAAGATTATAAAAGAGAAGAAATATAAGAGTAGCCTTAGTAAGAAATTGTTGGAAGAGTGCCTTAAGCTTTACTCCAAGAGCGCTCACATGTTAACCTCAGGTTTGAATTACCTCAAAAAGGGGAACTTGGAGAAGGCACAATATGAAATTAATGATGCAGATGAAGCACCGGTATTTTGCGAGTTGAAATTCAACGGCGACAATCAACAGATATCTCCCgtgaaaaaagaaaatgatcttCTCTTAACAATGATCAACATTCCTTATATGTTACTTATGGAACATAATTTATAG